Proteins encoded in a region of the Bactrocera tryoni isolate S06 chromosome 4, CSIRO_BtryS06_freeze2, whole genome shotgun sequence genome:
- the LOC120774791 gene encoding annexin B11 isoform X2, with product MYPFGTPTVLPAQGFDPVKDAHDLRKAMKGFGTDEDALINIICRRSNEQRQEIQRQYKTHFGKDLIEDVKSETSGNFEKLLVGLLRPIVDFYCAELNDAMAGIGTDEEVLIEILCTLSNVEIHTIKNQYLRLYGAHLESELKSETSGNFKRLLVSLCTAARDESGQIDPVAAQSDARELLKAGELRVGTDESMFNMILCQRNYQQLRLIFQEYEKMTGHTLEKAVRKEFSGDIMEGLIAIYKCVTNKTEYFASRLHKSMAGIGTNDKQLIRVVITRSEIDLADIKAQFERIYGKSLKSWIKGDTSGHYKHALYALVGEQRSS from the exons atgtatccATTC GGCACACCAACTGTACTCCCTGCACAGGGATTCGATCCGGTCAAGGATGCCCATGATTTGCGCAAAGCCATGAAAGGTTTTGGAACCGATGAAGATGCTTTAATTAACATCATTTGCCGCCGTTCCAACGAGCAGAGACAG GAGATCCAACGCCAATATAAAACTCATTTTGGCAAAGACCTAATCGAAGATGTTAAATCCGAGACTAGCGGTAATTTTGAAAAGTTGCTTGTTGGTCTCTTGCGTCCAATTGTTGACTTTTACTGTGCGGAGTTAAATGACGCCATGGCGGGGATCGGCACCGACGAGGAGGTGCTCATCGAAATATTATGCACTTTATCGAATGTGGAAATTCACACCATCAAAAACCAGTACTTGCGCC tgTACGGCGCCCATTTGGAATCAGAATTGAAGTCGGAGACGTCTGGCAACTTTAAGCGTCTCTTAGTGTCGCTGTGCACAGCAGCACGTGATGAGAGCGGTCAAATTGACCCGGTCGCAGCGCAGTCGGATGCACGTGAGCTGCTCAAGGCAGGCGAACTGCGTGTCGGCACTGATGAGAGCATGTTCAACATGATTTTGTGTCAACGTAACTACCAACAGTTACGTTTG ATATTCcaagaatatgaaaaaatgaCTGGCCACACATTGGAGAAGGCAGTACGTAAAGAATTCTCGGGTGATATAATGGAGGGATTGATAGCCATATACAAGTGTGTCACCAACAAAACGGAATACTTCGCCTCGCGCTTGCACAAGAGCATGGCTGGCATTGGTACAAATGATAAGCAGCTGATACGCGTCGTGATCACGCGCTCCGAA atcGACTTGGCTGATATTAAGGCTCAATTCGAGCGTATATATGGCAAGAGCTTAAAGAGTTGGATAAAG GGTGACACATCTGGTCACTATAAGCACGCATTATACGCTCTCGTCGGTGAACAACGCTCCTCCTAA
- the LOC120774791 gene encoding annexin B11 isoform X1, giving the protein MYPFGSGMPQPKSNTPYNNSYNHPNPGAPVGVPFGAGWIAPPQHPTQHSSPQHVPQQNSLHYQPLSPHHQTPYPPANNIPHTPQHHAPYPPINTPSNAPYPGSSYPHNPQHAQAPYPFSTGSPTYGTMGGNAHSPHYTHPPTHPSYAPTHGYTPVPTSVGYESPAGNIAHCFQELAHLKGHMLHQHQPFARREGTPTVLPAQGFDPVKDAHDLRKAMKGFGTDEDALINIICRRSNEQRQEIQRQYKTHFGKDLIEDVKSETSGNFEKLLVGLLRPIVDFYCAELNDAMAGIGTDEEVLIEILCTLSNVEIHTIKNQYLRLYGAHLESELKSETSGNFKRLLVSLCTAARDESGQIDPVAAQSDARELLKAGELRVGTDESMFNMILCQRNYQQLRLIFQEYEKMTGHTLEKAVRKEFSGDIMEGLIAIYKCVTNKTEYFASRLHKSMAGIGTNDKQLIRVVITRSEIDLADIKAQFERIYGKSLKSWIKGDTSGHYKHALYALVGEQRSS; this is encoded by the exons atgtatccATTC GGTTCCGGCATGCCACAACCCAAATCCAATACACCATATAACAATAGTTACAACCATCCCAATCCTGGTGCGCCTGTTGGCGTGCCATTCGGCGCTGGTTGGATAGCGCCCCCACAACACCCCACACAACACTCTTCGCCACAACATGTGCCGCAGCAAAATAGCTTACACTATCAGCCACTGTCTCCACATCATCAAACTCCTTACCCACCCGCCAACAATATTCCGCATACTCCTCAGCATCATGCGCCCTATCCACCAATTAATACGCCATCTAATGCACCCTATCCGGGTTCATCATACCCACATAATCCCCAACATGCACAAGCGCCTTATCCGTTCTCTACGGGATCACCAACATACGGCACTATGGGCGGCAACGCACACTCTCCACACTACACACATCCGCCGACGCATCCATCTTATGCGCCAACACATGGATATACACCGGTGCCGACGTCGGTCGGTTATGAATCTCCAGCTGGCAATATCGCCCATTGCTTCCAAGAATTGGCCCACCTGAAAGGCCACATGCTGCACCAACATCAGCCGTTTGCCCGAAGAGAG GGCACACCAACTGTACTCCCTGCACAGGGATTCGATCCGGTCAAGGATGCCCATGATTTGCGCAAAGCCATGAAAGGTTTTGGAACCGATGAAGATGCTTTAATTAACATCATTTGCCGCCGTTCCAACGAGCAGAGACAG GAGATCCAACGCCAATATAAAACTCATTTTGGCAAAGACCTAATCGAAGATGTTAAATCCGAGACTAGCGGTAATTTTGAAAAGTTGCTTGTTGGTCTCTTGCGTCCAATTGTTGACTTTTACTGTGCGGAGTTAAATGACGCCATGGCGGGGATCGGCACCGACGAGGAGGTGCTCATCGAAATATTATGCACTTTATCGAATGTGGAAATTCACACCATCAAAAACCAGTACTTGCGCC tgTACGGCGCCCATTTGGAATCAGAATTGAAGTCGGAGACGTCTGGCAACTTTAAGCGTCTCTTAGTGTCGCTGTGCACAGCAGCACGTGATGAGAGCGGTCAAATTGACCCGGTCGCAGCGCAGTCGGATGCACGTGAGCTGCTCAAGGCAGGCGAACTGCGTGTCGGCACTGATGAGAGCATGTTCAACATGATTTTGTGTCAACGTAACTACCAACAGTTACGTTTG ATATTCcaagaatatgaaaaaatgaCTGGCCACACATTGGAGAAGGCAGTACGTAAAGAATTCTCGGGTGATATAATGGAGGGATTGATAGCCATATACAAGTGTGTCACCAACAAAACGGAATACTTCGCCTCGCGCTTGCACAAGAGCATGGCTGGCATTGGTACAAATGATAAGCAGCTGATACGCGTCGTGATCACGCGCTCCGAA atcGACTTGGCTGATATTAAGGCTCAATTCGAGCGTATATATGGCAAGAGCTTAAAGAGTTGGATAAAG GGTGACACATCTGGTCACTATAAGCACGCATTATACGCTCTCGTCGGTGAACAACGCTCCTCCTAA
- the LOC120774531 gene encoding TNF receptor-associated factor 3 isoform X1 yields MATNGNGYLRNSNGALPSNGTTTVLKYEKSSCLFCNEWFDSQTFTEHLIHCGQVLEQCPNSCNAFVPRIRMRTHLKECPRAKAQPQQSNSLERLDQFMDNRINQLEKDLSALRSVLNEEIGQRLHLITDVGNLRKYNQVLEDWKHEADESVRGVKALLNEEIVQRQFEVGEAYKDNVANFEMIKKVKADIQGEMDVLQKNIQQLSLEVAEHVNHLNDNTMKLEEMILENEKKNLDKFIEIEEFLNVLDGDLKTKFVANSDLNAKQANMDLEVKSMKNIVCETEERCEKLEGIVNQIDTKLHQTMQTLADLENHLATQQRLTSIQNTRGHLIWRIKDFSKKLEEAKQYETILHSAMFSNKPYGYALRLDIHPNGKGTWKGRNLIACLNVIAGEYDALLSWPCRLQADIIIRAQFNNAEESQDYVKTILVRKKNDEFIQNNQYFHIPHKIITNANFLRNDSLYVEVRVLK; encoded by the exons ATGGCCACGAACGGCAATGGTTATTTGCGCAATTCGAATGGCGCTTTGCCGTCAAACGGCACAACGACCGTTCTTAAGTACGAGAAATCGTCATGCCTCTTCTGCAACGAATGGTTCGACTCACAAACTTTTACG GAACACCTCATACATTGCGGCCAAGTACTAGAGCAGTGTCCAAATAGCTGCAACGCCTTTGTGCCACGAATTCGCATGCGCACACACCTAAAAGAGTGCCCCCGAGCCAAAGCACAGCCACAACAATCGAATAGCCTCGAACGTCTCGATCAATTCATGGACAATCGAATAAATCAGCTGGAAAAAGATTTGAGCGCGCTGCGTTCGGTACTCAATGAGGAGATCGGCCAACGATTGCATCTGATCACAGATGTTGGGAATTTGCGTAAATACAATCAGGTCTTGGAGGATTGGAAACACGAAGCCGATGAAAGTGTCAGAGGCGTGAAAGCTTTACTCAACGAGGAGATTGTGCAACGACAGTTCGAGGTGGGCGAGGCCTACAAGGACAATGTGGCCAATTTCGAAATGATAAAG aAAGTCAAAGCCGACATACAGGGGGAAATGGATGTGTTGCAAAAGAATATACAACAATTGTCGCTGGAAGTGGCAGAACATGTGAACCATTTAAACGATAACACCATGAAACTGGAGGAGATGATCTTGGAAAATGAGAAGAAGAATCT TGACAAATTCATCGAGATCGAAGAGTTCCTAAATGTACTGGATGGAGATTTGAAAACTAAGTTTGTAGCCAATAGCGATTTGAATGCGAAACAGGCGAATATGGATCTGGAAGTGAAGAGCATGAAAAATATAGTTTGCGAGACGGAAGAACGCTGTGAGAAGTTGGAGGGTATAGTGAATCAAATCGACACTAAACTGCATCAGACCATGCAAACGCTGGCGGATTTGGAGAACCATTTGGCCACTCAACAACGGCTCACCAGCATACAAAACACAAGAG GTCACTTGATTTGGCGCATCAAAGACTTCTCGAAGAAACTGGAGGAGGCGAAACAATATGAAACGATACTGCATAGCGCCATGTTCTCCAATAAGCCATATGGTTATGCGCTGCGC CTCGACATACACCCGAACGGTAAAGGTACGTGGAAGGGCCGCAACTTGATCGCCTGCCTCAATGTAATCGCCGGCGAGTACGATGCGCTGCTGTCCTGGCCGTGTCGCCTGCAAGCCGACATAATCATACGCGCGCAATTCAACAATGCCGAGGAATCGCAGGATTATGTCAAGACGATTCTGGTGCGCAAGAAGAACGATGAGTTCATACAGAACAATCAGTACTTTCATATACCACATAAAATTATAACGAATGCGAATTTCTTGCGTAATGATTCTTTATATGTGGAGGTGCGGGTTTTAAAGTGA
- the LOC120774531 gene encoding TNF receptor-associated factor 3 isoform X2 encodes MRTHLKECPRAKAQPQQSNSLERLDQFMDNRINQLEKDLSALRSVLNEEIGQRLHLITDVGNLRKYNQVLEDWKHEADESVRGVKALLNEEIVQRQFEVGEAYKDNVANFEMIKKVKADIQGEMDVLQKNIQQLSLEVAEHVNHLNDNTMKLEEMILENEKKNLDKFIEIEEFLNVLDGDLKTKFVANSDLNAKQANMDLEVKSMKNIVCETEERCEKLEGIVNQIDTKLHQTMQTLADLENHLATQQRLTSIQNTRGHLIWRIKDFSKKLEEAKQYETILHSAMFSNKPYGYALRLDIHPNGKGTWKGRNLIACLNVIAGEYDALLSWPCRLQADIIIRAQFNNAEESQDYVKTILVRKKNDEFIQNNQYFHIPHKIITNANFLRNDSLYVEVRVLK; translated from the exons ATGCGCACACACCTAAAAGAGTGCCCCCGAGCCAAAGCACAGCCACAACAATCGAATAGCCTCGAACGTCTCGATCAATTCATGGACAATCGAATAAATCAGCTGGAAAAAGATTTGAGCGCGCTGCGTTCGGTACTCAATGAGGAGATCGGCCAACGATTGCATCTGATCACAGATGTTGGGAATTTGCGTAAATACAATCAGGTCTTGGAGGATTGGAAACACGAAGCCGATGAAAGTGTCAGAGGCGTGAAAGCTTTACTCAACGAGGAGATTGTGCAACGACAGTTCGAGGTGGGCGAGGCCTACAAGGACAATGTGGCCAATTTCGAAATGATAAAG aAAGTCAAAGCCGACATACAGGGGGAAATGGATGTGTTGCAAAAGAATATACAACAATTGTCGCTGGAAGTGGCAGAACATGTGAACCATTTAAACGATAACACCATGAAACTGGAGGAGATGATCTTGGAAAATGAGAAGAAGAATCT TGACAAATTCATCGAGATCGAAGAGTTCCTAAATGTACTGGATGGAGATTTGAAAACTAAGTTTGTAGCCAATAGCGATTTGAATGCGAAACAGGCGAATATGGATCTGGAAGTGAAGAGCATGAAAAATATAGTTTGCGAGACGGAAGAACGCTGTGAGAAGTTGGAGGGTATAGTGAATCAAATCGACACTAAACTGCATCAGACCATGCAAACGCTGGCGGATTTGGAGAACCATTTGGCCACTCAACAACGGCTCACCAGCATACAAAACACAAGAG GTCACTTGATTTGGCGCATCAAAGACTTCTCGAAGAAACTGGAGGAGGCGAAACAATATGAAACGATACTGCATAGCGCCATGTTCTCCAATAAGCCATATGGTTATGCGCTGCGC CTCGACATACACCCGAACGGTAAAGGTACGTGGAAGGGCCGCAACTTGATCGCCTGCCTCAATGTAATCGCCGGCGAGTACGATGCGCTGCTGTCCTGGCCGTGTCGCCTGCAAGCCGACATAATCATACGCGCGCAATTCAACAATGCCGAGGAATCGCAGGATTATGTCAAGACGATTCTGGTGCGCAAGAAGAACGATGAGTTCATACAGAACAATCAGTACTTTCATATACCACATAAAATTATAACGAATGCGAATTTCTTGCGTAATGATTCTTTATATGTGGAGGTGCGGGTTTTAAAGTGA